The genomic interval AATTCATAACTGAATATATTAAAGAAGAAGTAGGTCAAGATGTTGATTTGAAATTTGGATATAGCTCTGACAAAAATCTGAAAGACGAATTATCAGTTACTATCGTAGCAACAGTTCTTAATTTTCAAAATAATATTAAAGAAGACAAAAAATATATAATTGATTTGGATGATGGAAAGAATATTAAAGAAAAGCCCCAAAAAGAGCAAGCACGTTTTGATTATTCTTTAGAGGGAAGTAGGAAGAGCGATATGGATGATTTGAGAAAAAATAAAGAATATTTAAGAACACAAAAAGGATTGGAGGATACAGAGAATGTACCTGCTTACGAAAGAAAAGGAATTAAGCTAAGAAATGTTACACATTCCTCCGATTCATCAATTTCAAAATATTCTTTAGATAGTAATGACCCTAAAAAACCGGAAATAAAAGAAAACAATCCTTTTTTGAATAATAATGTAGATTGAGATTTTTAAATTTATTGGTTCAATGTTGATTTGTGTGGGTAAAAAAATATTAAAGCCACAGANNNNNNNNNNNNNNNNNNNNNNNNNNNNNNNNNNNNNNNNNNNNNNNNNNNNNNNNNNNNNNNNNNNNNNNNNNNNNNNNNNNNNNNNNNNNNNNNNNNNACAGATTCACAGATTAAAATTAATTTATATGCAATATTCTAATAAGAGATGTCCTTTAGTCTATATATATCAGGATTTGGCGAAAATTCATTAATTACAAAAAGAGTAATTTTGTAATCTGTGAATCAAATTTGATTACCCACAGTATTTGACATAGAACCAATTTATTTAAGGGAACTAAAAATAAAATGCTTAAATAATTTTGGTAATTAAAATAAATTACCTCATCTTTGTTCCTTATAAAATGTTTTTTTAATTAAATTAACAATATATGGTAATTTTTTACTAAGTTTACTTCAACTAACGCATTACAAACATATCATACAAATTGTAATTGAGCTTTTATAGAAAAGCAAAATTACTATTTAATGCATTTTCCCTTTAAAAGAAATATCTTTCTTAGTAGGATTACACGCAATTATGGATAAAATAAAAAAATATATTCCAAAAGTTACTAAGCGTGCATTATTATTTATCTCAGGATTAGCATGGTTTCTTACTAGTATTTTCCTGATTGTAAACAGTATCTCAGGTATTTTTGAAAATAATTATTTGCTCATGATTCGCCTTGCTGTTTGCGTTCCAACTGGTTTGTTAGCATACTATTTTATTTTTAGGAAAATAATTGTTATTAAATATCTTGATAGAATAGTTAACTTAGACAGTAACAAACCTTATATCTTTTCTTTTATGGGCACTATCGGTTATTTGGTATTTATTATTATGGCAACATTAAGTTTTAGCATAGAAATTTACAAATTAATCAAATTAGACTACTTATTTACTTTTCAGTCCATAATGAGTGTGCCAGTATTACTTACGTCACTATATTTTTTTCGTGCTTGGAAAACTTATGAATCTTATTCCACTCCGGAAAATTCCAGACAAGAAGTTCCCTTAAATTAAAATTTATTATTCGTTGATTTACTGACCGTCAATTACTGAATACTACGCTTATAAATTTTTTTCTTACTCTTCATCAAAATAGCAATTTAGAATTACTACTTTTGTAGAATAAATCAATAATTGAAAAATGAGCAAAATTAGGATTACAAAGGAATTTCGCTTTGAAGCATCACACATTTTAAAAGGATATGACGGATTGTGTAAAAACATACATGGTCATTCCTATTTGCTATTAGTAACTGTAAGTGGCTATCCAGAAAAAGATACTTCAAGTTCAAAACTTGGAATGGTAATGGATTTTGGTGATTTAAAAGATATTATTAAAGAAATTATTGTTGACAAATTTGATCATTCTCTTGTAGTAAATGATGATACTGACGAAAGTGTAAAGGAAGCAATGAAAAAATCAACGGGAAGGATTATTTTCACACCCTTTCAACCAAGTTGTGAAAATATGGTAATTTATTTTGCTAAAATAATTATGGAGAAACTTCCTGAAAAAGTATCACTTTGCTGTATCAAACTCTATGAAACTCCAACTTCTTATGCTGAATGGCTTGCTGAAGATAATTAATGCCAATGCTGAAGATAATTAATGTCAATAAGGTGTCCTTAAATTTTATGAAATCCTTTTAACACCAAAGCATTAGCTATTTTCTTTCTTTCCAATTACTCAAATTAGGTCAAAATTAGAATTTTATAGAAATTTCCATTGTTAATTAAAATACACTATATTTGTTGCCGAAATTTTTATTTTAACAAAAACAAAACCTTTATGAAAAATTTAACTATGCTTTTATTTATGATGCTTATTTCAGCATCCTTATTTGCACAATACAGTGTAAATACAAATAACGAAAGTGCCCCTGATGCAACTACCTCTTCATTGAGAGGAACTAGAGGAGCTTGGGAGGTACAATTTAATTACAAAGGAATATCAGGTAGCGGTTCAGCAGGTTGTGAAACTGATGGAAACTTCTTTTATGTTCCCAAATGGAATGGAGACTTGATTTGGAAATTTAACATGAGTGGTGTTCTTGTTGATAGTTTCACTATATCAGGAGTTACAAAATTAAGAGACCTTGCTTATGATGGGACTTATTTTTATGGAGGAGCGGCAAATAATTCAATTTATCAAATGGACTTTAGTACTCAAACATTGATTTCTACAATTTCATCCCCAAGTGTAAAAGTAAGAAACATTTGTTATGACCCTGTTAGCGATGCTTTTTGGGTTGGCGACTGGTCAACAAACCTAACTTTAGTTAATAAAAGCGGAGTGGTTCAAAAAACAATTACTTCCTCAACACATGGATTGACAAGCATTTATGGCACAGCTTATGATGTTATTACTCCCGGTGGTCCTTATATTTGGGCAATTATAGCTAATTCTAGCATAAACACATCAATAATACAACTAAATGCAACAACAGGT from Bacteroidota bacterium carries:
- a CDS encoding 6-carboxytetrahydropterin synthase translates to MSKIRITKEFRFEASHILKGYDGLCKNIHGHSYLLLVTVSGYPEKDTSSSKLGMVMDFGDLKDIIKEIIVDKFDHSLVVNDDTDESVKEAMKKSTGRIIFTPFQPSCENMVIYFAKIIMEKLPEKVSLCCIKLYETPTSYAEWLAEDN